In a single window of the Raphanus sativus cultivar WK10039 chromosome 9, ASM80110v3, whole genome shotgun sequence genome:
- the LOC108826211 gene encoding auxin-responsive protein IAA15 isoform X2, whose amino-acid sequence MSPEEYIRESGDLRGTELTLALPGTSIIASEGRQKSRNKRSFIETIDLKLGERHVTNSIAFNNFDRLVGWPPVKTVRARKYVKVAVDGAAYLRKVDLQMYNNHDQLFAALENMFQGVVTICK is encoded by the exons ATGTCGCCGGAGGAATACATTAGGGAATCCGGTGATCTTCGAGGAACTGAGTTAACCCTTGCTCTACCGGGAACTTCCATAATAGCATCGGAGGGCCGACAAAAGTCCAGAAACAAGCGAAGCTTCATCGAGACCATTGATTTGAAACTCGGAGAAAGACACGTGACCAATTCCATAGCATTCAACAATTT CGACCGCTTGGTGGGGTGGCCACCGGTGAAGACGGTAAGGGCGAGGAAGTACGTGAAAGTGGCGGTAGATGGTGCGGCCTATCTCAGAAAAGTCGATCTCCAGATGTACAATAATCACGATCAACTTTTCGCTGCTCTAGAAAACATGTTTCAGGGGGTAGTAACAATATGTAAGTGA
- the LOC108826211 gene encoding auxin-responsive protein IAA15 isoform X1: protein MSPEEYIRESGDLRGTELTLALPGTSIIASEGRQKSRNKRSFIETIDLKLGERHVTNSIAFNNFDRLVGWPPVKTVRARKYVKVAVDGAAYLRKVDLQMYNNHDQLFAALENMFQGVVTICKVTTELEKNGEFMATYEDKDGDWMLVGDVPWMMFVESCKRMRLMKTADAMGLVLPS from the exons ATGTCGCCGGAGGAATACATTAGGGAATCCGGTGATCTTCGAGGAACTGAGTTAACCCTTGCTCTACCGGGAACTTCCATAATAGCATCGGAGGGCCGACAAAAGTCCAGAAACAAGCGAAGCTTCATCGAGACCATTGATTTGAAACTCGGAGAAAGACACGTGACCAATTCCATAGCATTCAACAATTT CGACCGCTTGGTGGGGTGGCCACCGGTGAAGACGGTAAGGGCGAGGAAGTACGTGAAAGTGGCGGTAGATGGTGCGGCCTATCTCAGAAAAGTCGATCTCCAGATGTACAATAATCACGATCAACTTTTCGCTGCTCTAGAAAACATGTTTCAGGGGGTAGTAACAATAT GTAAGGTGACGACGGAGCTGGAGAAAAACGGAGAGTTTATGGCAACTTACGAGGATAAGGACGGTGACTGGATGCTAGTCGGAGATGTCCCGTGGAT GATGTTTGTGGAGTCGTGCAAACGTATGCGGTTGATGAAAACCGCGGATGCTATGGGGTTAG TACTTCCAAGCTGA